The nucleotide sequence CTAGACCAAAAGTTAGTCCTTCAATTCTATCTGTAATCTTATCAAATTTTAATGGTTCTCTTTCGCCACTTCTTGTTAATACGTACATAAAATTAAAACTCCGCGTCTAATGTAAAGTTGTTAAGTGATTTTTCTGATTTAACTCCTGCCTTTTGGTATTCAGAAACACGTTTTTCAAAGAAGTTTGTCTTACCTTCAAGAGAAATTAGCTCCATCCAATCAAATGGGTTTGTCGAGTTGAAAACTTTGTCACATCCTAGTCTATCAAGCCAGAAGTCACACACGTATTCGATATATTGAGTCATCAGGTCAGCATTCATTCCAATCAGTGACACTGGAAGCGCTTCTGTAATAAACTCTTTTTCGATCTCAACGGCCTCAGTCATAATTCTTGTAATAGCTTCTTTAGATGCTTTTTCTTCATCAGAAAGCAGTGAGTGCATAAGTACTGCGAATTCACAATGTAGACCTTCGTCGCGAGAGATAAACTCGTTCGAAGTACAAAGACCAGACATTAATCCACGCTTCTTAAGCCAGAAGATTGAACAAAATGAACCAGAGAAGAAAATACCTTCGATAGCTGCAAAAGCAACAAGTCTTTCTGCGAATGAGTTTTTAGAAGAAATCCAGTTCAGTGCCCATTTCGCTTTTTTAGAAACACATTCAAAGTTTTCTACTGCATGAAAAAGCTTATCTTTTTCAGCAGCGTCTTTTACATATGTATCAATTAAAAGAGAGTAAGTTTCACTGTGGATATTTTCCATCGCAATTTGAAACCCATAGAAACATCTTGCTTCTGGGATTTGTACATCGTTGTAAAATCTTTGAGCTAAGTTCTCGTTAACGATTCCATCACTTGCTGCAAAAAATGCAAGAACATGCTTAATGAAATGTCTTTCATCGTTGTTTAACTTTTCCCA is from Bacteriovorax sp. Seq25_V and encodes:
- a CDS encoding ribonucleotide-diphosphate reductase subunit beta, coding for MDPILAPNEDRFVLFPIKYHSVWEMYKNHMAVFWTAEEIDLVPDLSDWEKLNNDERHFIKHVLAFFAASDGIVNENLAQRFYNDVQIPEARCFYGFQIAMENIHSETYSLLIDTYVKDAAEKDKLFHAVENFECVSKKAKWALNWISSKNSFAERLVAFAAIEGIFFSGSFCSIFWLKKRGLMSGLCTSNEFISRDEGLHCEFAVLMHSLLSDEEKASKEAITRIMTEAVEIEKEFITEALPVSLIGMNADLMTQYIEYVCDFWLDRLGCDKVFNSTNPFDWMELISLEGKTNFFEKRVSEYQKAGVKSEKSLNNFTLDAEF